The following proteins are encoded in a genomic region of Magallana gigas chromosome 1, xbMagGiga1.1, whole genome shotgun sequence:
- the LOC117688388 gene encoding uncharacterized protein → MPLTTKVRIFLTTQVMTHTTTPLTTQASDQTSIYKNTITSNNQNFEISVTSLVLALLLLLGWVIKTLFRRWARIRRRRRGDTVPKETAMEMERRRQPPPPPQMGPFPRQAVSTVPPPRAGATLHPPRAAPCPAPRVAPTPPPARGGGRYHLRPAKK, encoded by the exons ATGCCCCTCACTACTAAGGTCAGGATATTCCTCACTACTCAGGTTATGACACATACCACCACCCCCCTCACTACTCAGGCTAGTGACCAGACTTCCATCTACAAGAACACTATCACATCGAATAATCAaa attttgagaTAAGTGTCACCAGTCTAGTGTTGGCCCTCCTCCTCCTCCTTGGCTGGGTCATCAAGACCCTCTTCCGGAGGTGGGCCCGGATCAGGAGGAGGAGGAGAGGGGACACTGTCCCTAAAGAGACAGCT aTGGAAATGGAGAGAAGAAGACAACCACCCCCACCACCCCAGATGGGTCCCTTTCCACGCCAGGCAGTAAGTACAGTACCACCACCCCGGGCGGGGGCCACACTACACCCACCCCGGGCGGCACCCTGCCCCGCTCCTCGAGTGGCCCCCACACCACCACCAGCCAGGGGTGGTGGGAGATACCACCTCCGTCCTGCTAAGAAGTAA